A stretch of the Erinaceus europaeus chromosome 1, mEriEur2.1, whole genome shotgun sequence genome encodes the following:
- the LOC103124682 gene encoding uncharacterized protein LOC103124682 isoform X7, which produces MVKLCTHHQKQFIRVLNDLYTESQPGTENPQPDSGAMDASSCNAGCAQLDTKQKEKDAMCRDIKSPIGLLLDSPGSHSPRHLTEQTLKELPPETNFVDGRENAFTLVQKDSSELLTTKPNPGNSMDSSTLGYLTASNSSLLNFHHISKSSERPTTGQEQEANVKMCEEGKDHVQSSALSESLVPVKVADENSEESSSSIASQRNSLKILPEETWDSGFMGNSPRTADKENALQCSSKTPSLHQDLEISEQESRPKQENHLHSLGRHKVGYHLHPSDKGQFDHSKDGWLAPTPTPPAHKTSNGHSRSKMIPASIKTARKSKRASGLRINDYDNQCDVVYISQPITECHFETQRSIVSSRKTARKSTRGYFVNGDCCELPTVRTLARNVHSQEKASCSALALETPVMPKQTLVISAPKTAIEVQSPREDDSKEPKKELTSLKRGDQDASFEKELQELEACRVLGKPNLSSSPKSEETATSILAWPLPAHLPENDTPEDSSMVLAPTATGISSPEGEPQLVELQGTKEMSVLQDCPLVSAERISERDSEVVVSGPGCSETVSRKESPLCSRNQSSPVSREPLGSPAKAEDAQSVSAETNTRDTQKLDTGPLSKESSTFIIENPSEIESEASGGTEELGEGSDIKHQLEGEDSDINHQLEGEDNDIRLQLEEDSDLKFQLEEEDSDLKCQLEEEDSDLKFQLEEEDSDPKCQLEEEDSDLKFQLEEEDSDPKCQLEEEDSDLKFQLEEEDSDPKCQLEEEDSDLKCQLEEDDSDLKCQLEEDTSDLKCQLEEEDSDPKCQLEEEDSDLKFQLEEEDSDPKCQLEKEDSDLKCQLEEDDSDLKCQLEEEDSDLKCQLEEEDSDLKFQLEEDTSDLKCQLEEDDSDLKCQLEEEDSDLKFQLEEEDSDPKCQLEKEDSDLKCQLEEDDSDLKCQLEEDDSDPKCQLEEGDSDPKCQLEEEDSDSKCQLEEEDSDLKHPLGDMFDQNVDLPEENLDKKKKSKNFPEASDRCLRSQLSDSPSVDRYLRSQNVDVSSACPESKVTKNPGTKRSKKEIQPVGTDPEELLTDSFQTNVLVNTENPNDENQSEGNVEQDGEVSGVITRQTLKNLLAKEVKGEQGDTLPCSDSSGIVCQPLPGERLEICVPSKLNERNACDPSESAPRAIPEPSKGKPGSFPAQDVEEAVEEGAGSDPQQKGDSGDGLSGPLGLPDSSDAAGPPSKSTRLAYNLRHTYHSLDSSGTTIVTSEKEAADRNPAPKEREPSENWDPLDDDDVDPVVDDQPKFVEWCAEEENQELIASFNAQYLRIQKGWIQLEKETQPSSRSRNRSDKLKEIWKSKKRSRKCRGSLEAQKFSPVQMLFMTNFKLSNVCRWFLETTETRSLVIVKKLNTRLPGDIPPVKLPLQKYSPSSLYPSSLQAERLKKHLKKFPGATPIRNNWKTQKLWAKFRDNPNQAGQEDGSDSSLNPNSEDTSQEVTEGRSSHPPSNSPTPASTRILRKYSNIRGKLRAQQRLNKNKKAESPLGLTVENKQSCKSVCINPLMSPKHALQVDADGFPIKSTDGTKGRKGKQMSETSSKVEVQNKRKRPEGSSTQDKKDKGPATKASKEKLTDASTKTPAAKKPAAKDKASQLSRKTSSKENKVKNPKKPSGKNCPPSRKEREKENANKRPTNLATLETVMKPAKQKGTGESSSRPQKATNRKQSSGKSRARPLTKTPENTAPQRKRKLKAKLDSSHSKRRRLDTK; this is translated from the coding sequence ATGGTCAAACTGTGCACACATCACCAGAAGCAGTTCATCCGTGTTCTGAACGACCTGTACACTGAATCTCAGCCAGGCACTGAGAACCCACAGCCTGATTCTGGAGCAATGGATGCCTCCAGTTGCAATGCTGGCTGTGCCCAGCTAGACaccaaacaaaaggaaaaggatgCTATGTGTCGTGATATCAAGTCTCCTATAGGTTTGTTGCTAGACTCCCCAGGCTCACACAGCCCTCGACACTTGACAGAACAGACCCTAAAGGAGCTCCCTCCTGAGACAAACTTTGTAGATGGAAGAGAGAATGCCTTCACTCTTGTCCAGAAAGATTCCTCTGAACTTCTAACCACTAAACCGAACCCTGGTAATTCCATGGATAGTTCCACTTTGGGATACCTCACTGCTTCTAATTCTTCATTATTGAACTTCCACCACATCTCAAAGAGCTCAGAGAGGCCAACCACTGGACAGGAGCAAGAAGCCAATGTGAAAATGTGTGAGGAGGGCAAAGATCATGTACAGAGTTCGGCATTATCAGAAAGCCTGGTTCCAGTAAAAGTGGCAGATGAGAACAGTGAGGAGAGCAGTAGCAGCATTGCTTCTCAAAGAAATTCACTCAAAATTTTACCCGAAGAAACTTGGGACTCAGGGTTTATGGGGAACTCACCTAGAACTGCTGACAAAGAAAATGCTTTACAGTGTAGCTCAAAAACACCTTCTTTGCACCAGGATTTAGAGATAAGTGAACAAGAGTCAAGGCCAAAGCAAGAGAATCACCTTCATTCACTAGGAAGACATAAGGTGGGTTACCATTTACATCCCAGTGATAAGGGTCAGTTTGATCATTCCAAAGATGGTTGgttagcccccacccccacaccacctgCACACAAAACATCTAATGGACACTCACGAAGCAAGATGATACCAGCCTCCATTAAGACAGCACGGAAAAGTAAGAGGGCCTCAGGCTTGAGGATCAATGATTATGATAACCAGTGTGATGTTGTCTATATCAGTCAGCCCATAACAGAATGCCACTTTGAGACTCAGAGATCAATAGTGTCTTCTCGGAAAACGGCCAGAAAGAGTACTCGAGGATACTTTGTCAATGGTGATTGCTGTGAACTGCCAACTGTTCGCACACTGGCCAGAAATGTCCATTCCCAGGAAAAAGCAAGCTGCTCAGCGTTGGCATTAGAGACACCAGTCATGCCCAAGCAGACCCTTGTGATTTCAGCTCCTAAAACTGCAATAGAAGTGCAGAGTCCCAGAGAAGATGACTCTAAGGAACCTAAAAAGGAATTAACCTCCCTCAAGAGGGGAGACCAAGATGCTTCATTTGAAAAGGAACTTCAAGAGCTTGAGGCTTGTCGCGTGCTGGGCAAACCAAATCTGAGCAGCTCTCCTAAATCAGAGGAAACAGCCACTTCCATTCTGGCATGGCCGCTTCCAGCTCACCTCCCTGAAAATGACACACCAGAAGACAGCTCCATGGTCTTAGCTCCCACAGCTACTGGAATATCCTCCCCTGAAGGAGAACCACAACTGGTTGAACTACAGGGTACAAAGGAGATGAGTGTTCTGCAAGACTGCCCCCTGGTTTCTGCTGAGAGGATTTctgagagagacagtgaggttGTTGTTTCTGGGCCTGGCTGCTCTGAAACAGTCAGCAGAAAAGAAAGTCCTCTGTGTTCAAGAAATCAAAGTTCTCCAGTGAGCAGGGAGCCTCTCGGGAGCCCAGCAAAGGCTGAGGATGCCCAAAGTGTCAGTGCAGAGACGAACACTAGAGACACTCAGAAGCTAGATACTGGACCTCTCTCAAAGGAAAGCAGCACATTTATTATTGAAAACCCcagtgaaattgagagtgagGCATCAGGTGGTACAGAAGAATTAGGAGAGGGAAGTGATATAAAACACCAATTAGAAGGTGAGGACAGTGATATAAATCATCAGTTAGAAGGAGAAGACAATGACATAAGGCTGCAGTTAGAAGAGGACAGTGATCTAAAATTTCAGTTAGAGGAAGAGGACAGTGATCTAAAATGTCAATTAGAAGAAGAGGACAGTGATCTAAAATTTCAGTTAGAGGAAGAGGACAGTGATCCAAAATGTCAATTAGAAGAAGAGGACAGTGATCTAAAATTTCAGTTAGAGGAAGAGGACAGTGATCCAAAATGTCAATTAGAAGAAGAGGACAGTGATCTAAAATTTCAGTTAGAGGAAGAGGACAGTGATCCAAAATGTcaattagaagaagaagacagtgaTCTAAAATGTCAATTAGAAGAAGACGACAGTGATCTAAAGTGTCAGTTAGAAGAAGACACCAGTGATCTAAAGTGTCAATTAGAAGAAGAGGACAGTGATCCAAAATGTCAATTAGAAGAAGAGGACAGTGATCTAAAATTTCAGTTAGAGGAAGAGGACAGTGATCCAAAATGTCAATTAGAAAAAGAAGACAGTGATCTAAAATGTCAATTAGAAGAAGACGACAGTGATCTAAAGTGTCAATTAGAAGAAGAGGACAGTGATCTAAAATGTCAATTAGAAGAAGAGGACAGTGATCTAAAATTTCAGTTAGAGGAAGACACCAGTGATCTAAAGTGTCAATTAGAAGAAGACGACAGTGATCTAAAGTGTCAGTTAGAAGAAGAGGACAGTGATCTAAAATTTCAGTTAGAGGAAGAGGACAGTGATCCAAAATGTCAATTAGAAAAAGAAGACAGTGATCTAAAATGTCAATTAGAAGAAGACGACAGTGATCTAAAGTGTCAATTAGAAGAAGACGACAGTGATCCAAAATGTCAATTAGAAGAAGGGGACAGTGACCCCAAATGTCAATTAGAAGAAGAGGACAGTGATTCAAAATGTCAGTTAGAAGAAGAGGACAGTGACCTAAAACATCCTTTAGGAGATATGTTTGATCAAAATGTTGACTTACCTGAAGAGAATTtggacaagaagaaaaaaagcaaaaatttcCCAGAGGCCTCTGATAGGTGCCTAAGAAGTCAGCTTTCAGATTCCCCATCTGTCGATAGGTACCTAAGAAGTCAAAATGTAGATGTCTCCTCTGCTTGTCCTGAGAGTAAGGTTACTAAGAATCCTGGCACGAAACGTTCTAAAAAGGAAATACAACCTGTTGGGACAGACCCTGAGGAACTTCTAACAGACAGTTTCCAGACAAATGTTCTGGTGAATACTGAAAATCCAAATGATGAAAACCAGTCTGAGGGAAATGTTGAGCAGGATGGGGAAGTGAGTGGGGTCATCACCAGGCAGACTTTAAAGAACTTGCTGGCCAAAGAAGTCAAAGGGGAACAGGGAGACACTCTCCCCTGTAGTGATTCCTCAGGCATAGTTTGTCAGCCTTTGCCTGGAGAGAGGCTGGAAATCTGTGTTCCATCTAAGTTAAATGAGAGAAATGCTTGTGACCCCTCAGAAAGTGCTCCTCGTGCTATTCCTGAACCATCCAAGGGGAAGCCAGGATCCTTCCCAGCTCAGGATGTGGAGGAGGCTGTAGAGGAGGGAGCTGGTTCAGATCCTCAGCAGAAAGGTGACAGTGGTGATGGGCTGTCTGGCCCACTCGGGTTGCCAGATAGCAGTGATGCTGCTGGGCCACCATCAAAGTCTACACGGCTGGCCTACAACCTAAGACATACCTATCATTCTCTGGACTCCTCGGGTACTACAATAGTGACTTCAGAAAAGGAAGCGGCTGATAGAAACCCAGCACCAAAGGAAAGAGAACCTTCTGAGAACTGGGATCCCTTAGATGACGATGATGTGGACCCGGTGGTGGATGACCAGCCAAAGTTTGTAGAATGGTGTGCAGAGGAGGAGAACCAAGAGCTGATTGCCAGCTTCAATGCCCAGTACCTGAGAATCCAGAAGGGCTGGATCCAGTTAGAGAAAGAAACTCAGCCGTCATCACGATCACGGAACAGGTCGGATAAACTGAAGGAGATTTGGAAAAGCAAGAAAAGGTCACGGAAGTGTAGGGGTTCCTTAGAGGCACAGAAGTTTTCTCCTGTTCAGATGCTTTTTATGACCAACTTTAAATTATCTAATGTTTGCCGATGGTTCTTAGAAACAACTGAAACCCGGTCGCTGGTAATTGTGAAGAAGCTTAATACTCGCCTTCCAGGAGACATTCCTCCCGTCAAGCTTCCGCTTCAGAAGTACTCTCCTTCCAGCTTGTACCCCAGCTCCCTACAGGCTGAACGCTTGAAAAAACACCTGAAGAAGTTTCCCGGAGCTACACCCATTAGAAACAACTGGAAAACACAGAAGCTCTGGGCCAAATTTCGAGATAATCCCAACCAAGCAGGGCAAGAGGATGGCAGTGACTCCAGCCTTAACCCCAATTCAGAAGACACCAGCCAGGAAGTCACGGAAGGTAGAAGCAGCCATCCTCCCTCAAACTCACCCACCCCTGCCAGTACCCGGATCCTCAGGAAATACTCCAATATTCGAGGAAAGCTCAGAGCCCAGCAGCGCTTgaacaagaacaagaaagctGAAAGCCCACTAGGCCTGACTGTGGAAAATAAACAGAGCTGTAAGAGTGTTTGCATTAACCCTCTGATGTCCCCCAAGCATGCCCTGCAAGTGGATGCAGATGGGTTTCCCATTAAGAGTACTGATGGAActaaggggaggaaagggaagcagATGTCGGAAACCTCGTCAAAAGTAGAAGTTCAGAATAAGCGCAAGAGACCAGAAGGCAGCAGCACTCAGGACAAGAAGGACAAAGGACCAGCGACAAAAGCCAGCAAAGAAAAGCTTACTGATGCCTCCACCAAAACCCCTGCTGCAAAGAAGCCAGCTGCGAAGGACAAAGCCAGCCAGCTGTCCAGAAAGACATCTTCGAAAGAGAACAAAGTGAAGAACCCTAAGAAACCCTCTGGGAAAAACTGCCCTCCttccagaaaagagagagagaaagagaatgcaaATAAAAGACCTACCAACCTCGCCACCTTGGAGACAGTGATGAAACCAGCAAAGCAAAAGGGGACAGGGGAATCTTCTTCAAGGCCACAGAAGGCTACAAACCGGAAGCAAAGCAGTGGGAAGAGTCGAGCCAGACCCTTGACAAAAACTCCAGAGAATACTGCaccccagagaaagagaaagctgaaGGCCAAGCTGGATTCTTCCCACAGCAAACGGAGACGGCTGGATACAAAGTGA